CATCCTTATGGACAAATGCTAACTCTTAATAAAAGCCTCAGCGTTTTGATAAGGCTGTAATTTGTTTTATTAGAGGACTTCTCTTAAGAAAACTCTATTTCATCTTTTTCCATTACTTTTTCGCAGTACTTACATTTGAGTTTCAAAGATTCACAATCAGTATCTACATTAAATACAGTTTCAATATTTTCATGATTAGTAATGCATTTTGAATTTCTGCATTTTACTATTCCTGAAATTTGCTTAGGAACTTTTACAATAGTTTTTTCTTTAACATCAAAGTTTTTAATAATTGTAAGTGATGCTTCAGGTGCAACTAATGAAATTTTGTTTATTTCATGTGCTTTGAAAAACTTATTAGAAACTTTTATAATTCCTTTTTTTACAAGCTTTTTACTATCCAGATTAGCACCAATAAGTACAGTGTTCTCTGAATTTTCAAGGTCAAGTATTTTTACAACTTTCATTACACTTTTTGCAGGAATATGATCTATTACAGTGCCTTTTTCTATTGCA
This sequence is a window from Bacteroidota bacterium. Protein-coding genes within it:
- the pyrI gene encoding aspartate carbamoyltransferase regulatory subunit; translated protein: MKELRVSAIEKGTVIDHIPAKSVMKVVKILDLENSENTVLIGANLDSKKLVKKGIIKVSNKFFKAHEINKISLVAPEASLTIIKNFDVKEKTIVKVPKQISGIVKCRNSKCITNHENIETVFNVDTDCESLKLKCKYCEKVMEKDEIEFS